Proteins encoded together in one Euzebya rosea window:
- a CDS encoding class I SAM-dependent methyltransferase, with protein sequence MHPRDLTTVIPQPVRFELRRRFYQGAELRCVLCGSRVRRLVDHGGGAEVLERRSVVGGARRRADKCPVCHGADRTRLMMLYLDTETGVGTRPTRVLHVAPDFGLYLWLRRQPDVDYTATDLDASRYRHIGGMRSADLTDLPFDDASFDVVICSHVLEHVPDDATALRELHRVLRPGGHALLLTPYALDGLGTVEDPDIDDPAEQDRRFGQWDHVRIYDRDDFLARMRRAGFDASLYDPAVAQPERFESLALNPLELLPVGRTHAG encoded by the coding sequence GTGCACCCGCGAGACCTGACCACCGTCATCCCCCAGCCGGTCCGCTTCGAGCTCAGGCGCCGCTTCTACCAGGGCGCAGAGCTGCGGTGCGTCCTGTGCGGCAGCCGGGTTCGTCGCCTCGTCGACCACGGCGGGGGCGCGGAGGTGCTCGAGCGCCGCTCGGTGGTGGGCGGGGCACGGCGCCGGGCCGACAAGTGCCCCGTGTGCCACGGCGCGGACCGCACACGCCTGATGATGCTGTACCTGGACACCGAAACGGGGGTGGGCACACGGCCGACCAGGGTCCTGCACGTCGCCCCCGACTTCGGCCTGTACCTGTGGCTGCGACGGCAGCCCGACGTCGACTACACGGCCACCGACCTCGACGCCTCGCGGTACCGCCACATCGGCGGCATGCGCTCTGCGGACCTGACCGACCTCCCGTTCGACGACGCGTCCTTCGACGTGGTGATCTGCAGCCACGTGCTCGAACACGTCCCCGACGATGCGACGGCCCTGCGCGAGCTCCACCGGGTGCTCCGTCCGGGCGGCCATGCCCTCCTGCTCACGCCCTACGCCCTCGACGGCCTCGGCACGGTGGAGGATCCCGACATCGACGATCCCGCGGAGCAGGACCGGCGCTTCGGCCAGTGGGACCACGTGCGCATCTACGACCGGGACGACTTCCTGGCCCGTATGCGCCGAGCGGGTTTCGACGCGAGCCTCTACGACCCAGCGGTCGCCCAGCCCGAGCGGTTCGAGTCGTTGGCGCTCAACCCGCTGGAGCTGCTGCCCGTCGGCCGCACGCACGCCGGATGA